A window of the Flavobacterium sangjuense genome harbors these coding sequences:
- a CDS encoding lysophospholipid acyltransferase family protein, with the protein MQLLLFILVYPIIWLISILPFRLLYIFSDFVCFLVYPVFGYRKKVVRENIARALPHLSEKERLSIEKKFYSHMCDMFLEMIKTMNISQKEMEKRFVFTNLDLYRDLEKKGKSIALLCAHYASYEWAVSMNYHITFEGYGIYKKINNKYFDKLIKNIRSKFNATLLNTRETIPTIERNYKNNHLSVYGLASDQSPQASKAYHWAKFMGIETPVHTGAEMLAKRFDMNVIFLKNKKVKRGYYEATFELMADNPKEVPNYEISEDFLRRVEKQIYEAPEFYLWTHKRWKHKKKK; encoded by the coding sequence ATGCAATTACTTCTTTTTATTCTTGTCTATCCAATCATTTGGCTGATTTCCATACTTCCATTTCGATTACTTTATATTTTTTCTGATTTTGTGTGTTTTTTGGTTTATCCTGTTTTTGGCTACCGTAAAAAAGTTGTCCGGGAAAACATTGCCAGGGCTTTGCCTCATTTATCCGAAAAAGAAAGATTAAGCATTGAGAAAAAATTCTATAGTCATATGTGCGATATGTTTTTGGAAATGATTAAAACCATGAACATTTCTCAAAAAGAAATGGAAAAACGATTTGTGTTTACCAATCTGGATTTATATCGTGATTTGGAAAAAAAAGGAAAAAGCATCGCTTTGCTTTGTGCTCATTATGCTTCATACGAATGGGCTGTTTCTATGAATTATCATATCACATTTGAAGGCTATGGAATTTATAAAAAGATCAACAATAAGTATTTTGACAAATTAATAAAAAACATTCGTTCAAAGTTCAATGCTACTCTACTCAACACCCGGGAAACTATTCCGACTATTGAACGAAATTATAAAAACAATCATTTAAGTGTTTATGGTTTAGCAAGCGATCAATCGCCACAAGCCAGCAAAGCATACCATTGGGCTAAGTTCATGGGAATCGAAACACCTGTTCATACCGGTGCTGAAATGCTTGCCAAACGTTTTGATATGAATGTAATTTTTTTGAAAAACAAAAAAGTAAAACGTGGTTACTACGAAGCTACGTTTGAACTTATGGCTGATAATCCGAAAGAGGTACCAAACTATGAAATCTCTGAAGACTTTTTGAGAAGGGTTGAAAAACAAATCTATGAAGCTCCTGAGTTTTATTTGTGGACACACAAACGTTGGAAACACAAGAAGAAAAAATAG
- a CDS encoding aminotransferase class V-fold PLP-dependent enzyme: MITTATETKLEHYFQQFRQNIIGIDQEFETPFGKKKIIYTDWTASGRLYRPIEEKLINEFGPFVANTHTETTVSGTAMTMAYHEAKRIIKQHVNANENDVLINTGTGMTGVVNKFQRILGLKVPENLKEFIAIPKELKPVVFISHMEHHSNQTSWLETIADVVILPANEEGLFCLEEFKESLRKYKDRSFKIASITSCSNVTGIRTPYHEVAKIMHQNNGVCFVDFACSGPYVDIDMHPDDESYLDAIFFSPHKFLGGPGTSGVLVFNKNLYHNNVPDCPGGGTVSWTNPWGEHKYIDNIEDREDGGTPGFLQVIKTALAIQLKEQMGVKNILDREHEIVDYVFSELNTIDNIHILANQHQERLGVISFYIDDLHFNLGVKLLNDKFGIQTRGGCSCAGTYGHYLLHVDQKTSHDLVCQITSGDLIKKPGWIRMSIHPTTTSEEIQMVCDSIKALAKHHQEWAKEYQYNPVTNEFAHNKALNQEKTMVKSWFKF, translated from the coding sequence ATGATTACCACAGCAACCGAAACAAAACTAGAACACTATTTTCAGCAATTTCGCCAGAACATTATTGGCATTGACCAAGAGTTTGAAACGCCTTTTGGGAAAAAGAAAATTATCTATACGGATTGGACTGCCAGTGGTAGATTGTACCGTCCAATTGAAGAAAAACTAATAAACGAATTTGGCCCTTTTGTGGCCAACACACATACAGAAACTACCGTTTCAGGAACAGCCATGACGATGGCATACCATGAAGCAAAGCGCATTATAAAGCAACACGTAAACGCCAATGAGAATGATGTTTTAATCAATACCGGAACCGGAATGACAGGTGTTGTCAATAAGTTTCAACGTATTCTTGGATTGAAAGTGCCGGAAAATCTTAAAGAGTTCATTGCGATTCCAAAGGAATTAAAACCAGTTGTTTTTATTTCGCACATGGAACATCATTCTAATCAAACATCGTGGTTAGAGACCATAGCTGATGTTGTTATTCTTCCGGCAAACGAAGAAGGATTGTTTTGTCTGGAAGAATTCAAAGAATCATTGAGAAAATACAAAGACCGAAGTTTTAAAATTGCCTCAATTACATCGTGTTCTAATGTTACCGGAATTAGAACTCCGTATCATGAGGTAGCCAAAATTATGCATCAAAACAACGGTGTTTGCTTTGTAGATTTTGCCTGTTCGGGACCTTATGTAGACATTGATATGCATCCGGATGATGAAAGTTATTTAGACGCCATTTTCTTTTCACCTCACAAGTTTTTAGGTGGGCCGGGAACTTCCGGAGTTTTGGTTTTTAATAAAAATCTGTACCATAATAATGTGCCTGATTGTCCAGGCGGCGGAACCGTAAGCTGGACGAATCCTTGGGGTGAACATAAATACATTGACAATATTGAAGATAGGGAAGATGGCGGAACTCCGGGTTTTCTTCAGGTGATAAAAACGGCTTTAGCCATTCAGTTGAAAGAGCAAATGGGAGTCAAAAATATTCTGGACAGAGAACACGAAATCGTTGATTATGTTTTTTCAGAATTGAATACTATTGACAATATTCACATTTTGGCCAATCAGCATCAGGAAAGGTTAGGAGTGATTTCTTTTTATATTGATGATTTACACTTTAATTTGGGGGTAAAATTATTGAACGATAAATTCGGAATTCAAACACGTGGTGGTTGTAGTTGCGCCGGAACTTACGGACATTACTTGCTACATGTTGACCAAAAAACATCACATGATTTGGTTTGTCAAATTACTTCGGGAGATTTAATTAAAAAACCGGGATGGATCAGAATGTCTATTCATCCAACAACAACTTCAGAAGAAATTCAAATGGTTTGTGACAGCATCAAAGCTTTAGCAAAGCATCATCAGGAATGGGCAAAAGAGTATCAGTATAATCCCGTAACCAATGAATTTGCCCACAATAAAGCTTTAAATCAGGAAAAAACTATGGTGAAATCTTGGTTTAAATTCTAA
- a CDS encoding DUF1800 domain-containing protein, which produces MNKNTLWSLRLGFSGKQSKSIEQLGLSKFLDKSFSSSFDKKVPSLLDNSPKSLKELKAKRQEIKSSNATNVKELLKVELQVQQELKAWWLQKMIADEFPLREKMTCFWHNHFVSTFQKVKVNHWVYQHNQTLRENAFGNFKTLTKKMIRTNAMVRYLDNVDNKRDKINENLSRELLELFTLGIGNYTEDDIKNGAKGLAGLNIGENEAQYRSFQENDDTITYFGKTGKFKADEMIDIIFEQKAIPYLITQKILKWFIYDTPSEELVRYYGDYFRKVDFEIKPLLTKIFTEEFPKDNAGSKIKDPLVYIIQLMNELNIEQSNLKLLAFYLKQQGMDLFNQPNVKGWNGGKEWLSSQVYLQRNNAADLLCNGKNISKKAQYMDNENQLVKVSLNWTKSGNNKTIIAELQNRLLFQADENMQKDWETILKYDFNPKAEGADNAVMRLFNNMIKTPEFQII; this is translated from the coding sequence ATGAACAAGAACACACTTTGGTCACTTCGATTAGGGTTTTCCGGAAAACAAAGTAAATCCATAGAGCAATTGGGATTGTCAAAATTCCTGGACAAATCCTTTTCTTCTTCTTTTGATAAAAAAGTACCGAGTTTGTTGGACAACAGTCCTAAATCATTAAAAGAATTAAAAGCCAAACGCCAGGAAATTAAAAGTTCAAATGCTACCAATGTAAAGGAATTATTGAAAGTTGAGCTTCAGGTACAACAGGAATTAAAAGCTTGGTGGCTGCAAAAAATGATTGCTGATGAATTTCCGCTACGCGAAAAAATGACTTGCTTTTGGCATAATCATTTTGTTTCTACTTTTCAAAAAGTGAAAGTAAATCATTGGGTTTACCAACACAATCAAACTCTTAGGGAAAATGCTTTTGGGAATTTCAAAACACTAACCAAAAAGATGATTCGTACCAATGCTATGGTTCGCTATTTAGACAATGTTGACAATAAAAGAGATAAAATCAATGAAAATCTAAGTAGAGAATTATTGGAACTTTTCACACTTGGCATTGGCAATTATACCGAAGATGATATTAAAAATGGCGCTAAAGGTTTGGCCGGACTTAACATAGGTGAAAACGAAGCACAATACAGATCGTTTCAAGAGAACGATGACACGATTACCTATTTTGGAAAAACCGGAAAATTCAAAGCTGATGAAATGATTGATATCATTTTTGAACAAAAAGCGATTCCTTATTTGATTACACAAAAAATATTGAAATGGTTTATTTATGATACTCCTTCAGAAGAATTGGTTCGTTATTATGGTGATTATTTTAGAAAAGTGGATTTTGAAATCAAACCGTTATTAACTAAAATATTTACTGAAGAGTTTCCAAAAGACAACGCCGGAAGCAAAATAAAAGACCCGCTGGTTTATATTATACAATTGATGAATGAACTGAATATAGAACAATCAAATCTGAAATTATTGGCTTTTTATTTGAAACAACAAGGAATGGACTTATTCAATCAACCCAATGTTAAAGGATGGAATGGTGGCAAAGAATGGTTGAGTTCACAAGTGTATTTACAACGAAATAATGCTGCCGATTTATTGTGCAACGGAAAAAATATAAGCAAAAAAGCACAGTATATGGATAATGAAAATCAGTTGGTAAAAGTTTCCTTAAACTGGACAAAATCGGGCAATAATAAAACTATCATAGCCGAACTGCAAAATCGATTACTGTTTCAAGCCGATGAAAATATGCAGAAAGATTGGGAAACGATTTTAAAATACGATTTCAATCCAAAGGCAGAAGGCGCAGATAACGCTGTGATGCGTTTGTTTAATAACATGATAAAAACACCTGAATTTCAAATAATATAG
- a CDS encoding DUF1501 domain-containing protein: protein MNRRNFLTLTGTFTGGTLLLPNFLHAFGSQSNLVIGEQCLVFIQLNGGNDGLNTFIPFEDSLYYDYRTKIALDKNTIISRNKGMAFHPSLKDFANMQQNGDLTVIQNVGYPEPNRSHFRSQEIWQTASDANQYISNGWLGRYLDLQCKEHEPTAGVNFDNIDNLSLKGNEPNSITLKDPNRFKMRTDNDDMVKLSDNPQLDFVRKIANSVSEGSDDIQKALAKSTSEINYPKTGLGKNLEWIARLIKGNLNSKVYYTSQNGYDTHDNQINIQQRNLTELNDAIYSFYTELKKAQLLQNVTLVVFSEFGRRVKENGNGTDHGTAAPMFIIGGNNKGKIIGNNPNLADLDNGDLKYEVDFRSVYASLLQSKMNFDYTKIGITNKVLNELF from the coding sequence ATGAACAGAAGAAACTTTCTCACGCTCACAGGAACATTCACAGGAGGAACATTGCTTCTGCCGAACTTTCTTCATGCTTTTGGTTCGCAATCCAATTTGGTTATTGGTGAACAATGTTTGGTATTCATTCAGTTAAATGGTGGTAATGACGGTTTGAATACGTTTATTCCTTTTGAAGATTCGTTATATTATGATTACCGCACCAAAATAGCCTTGGATAAAAACACTATTATCAGCAGAAATAAAGGCATGGCGTTTCATCCGTCGCTGAAAGATTTTGCAAACATGCAGCAAAACGGAGATTTAACCGTAATTCAAAATGTGGGTTATCCCGAACCAAACCGATCGCATTTCCGAAGTCAGGAAATTTGGCAGACCGCTTCAGATGCTAATCAATATATAAGCAATGGTTGGCTTGGCCGCTATCTTGATTTGCAATGCAAAGAGCATGAACCAACTGCCGGAGTAAATTTTGATAACATTGATAATTTATCTCTCAAAGGCAATGAGCCAAACTCGATAACGTTAAAAGATCCAAATCGTTTTAAGATGCGAACTGACAACGATGATATGGTAAAGCTTTCTGATAATCCGCAATTGGATTTTGTGCGTAAGATTGCTAATTCGGTTTCTGAAGGTTCGGATGACATTCAAAAGGCATTGGCAAAATCAACTTCGGAAATCAATTATCCCAAAACGGGTTTGGGTAAAAATTTAGAATGGATTGCCCGATTAATAAAAGGCAATCTGAACTCAAAAGTTTATTATACTTCGCAAAACGGTTATGATACGCATGACAATCAAATCAATATTCAGCAACGTAATTTAACTGAACTTAATGATGCTATTTATAGTTTTTATACCGAATTAAAAAAAGCACAATTGCTTCAAAATGTTACTTTGGTTGTCTTTTCAGAATTTGGGAGACGTGTTAAAGAAAATGGCAATGGAACAGATCACGGAACTGCGGCACCAATGTTTATCATAGGAGGAAATAACAAAGGGAAAATTATTGGCAACAATCCAAACCTTGCTGATTTAGATAACGGCGATCTAAAGTATGAAGTTGATTTTAGAAGTGTATATGCCTCTTTGTTACAAAGCAAAATGAATTTTGATTACACAAAAATTGGTATTACCAATAAAGTTTTGAATGAATTATTTTAA
- a CDS encoding tetratricopeptide repeat-containing sensor histidine kinase, producing the protein MNKCLKLKIITKTVVLLFITVFAMGQNKSLKSVETTFEDLDFNERITGLQKINPNQLSNDDKALFYLLYGQTYYKNSNGAKALPYFMKAKDIYKTQKNYDKVIDINLIIVEMKGLTDYKYNDYKYLIDEAVDYATKRNNIPLLCKTYKEIGNNLFDSDPLKAIDYYQKAILENKKVKDSFFEANVRSNIGLVYIEKLHNYKLARKYNALAFDYYQKHKLNFNIACNYINQADLFLKEKKYDSAMIMYKKAEVLDIKDNNTNTRIILYGYMADLYKEMKDYKKALEYTDKQKVYQSINDDNEQVKAIRDIDAKYQTKEHKDEIAWLKSLTKKGGAVIVFLVALLVLIFLGYKNLRKKKKIAEQEKLIETQKLQNVLQEQELHEIDKLLEGQEKERIKIANDLHDNLGSLLATLKLNFQNLKKQDVNNDDADNLFNKTDELIEEAYQKVRTIAHTKNAGVIANQGLLPAVRNIAKKMNIPGKLTVEVIPFGLEERLENALEVTIFRMIQELLTNAIKHANATEISIHLTQHDDSLNIIIEDNGDGFNYKKIDKKEGMGLTNIEKKVEQMGGVFTIDSKEKRGTSILIDIPL; encoded by the coding sequence ATGAATAAGTGTTTAAAACTTAAAATCATTACAAAGACGGTGGTATTACTTTTTATCACTGTCTTTGCTATGGGGCAAAATAAAAGTTTGAAAAGTGTTGAAACCACTTTTGAAGATTTAGACTTCAACGAAAGAATAACTGGTTTGCAAAAAATAAACCCAAACCAATTATCTAATGATGACAAAGCTCTTTTTTATCTTTTATATGGTCAGACTTATTATAAAAACAGCAATGGTGCCAAGGCACTACCCTATTTTATGAAAGCCAAAGACATTTATAAAACACAAAAAAATTATGATAAGGTTATCGATATTAACCTTATCATAGTCGAAATGAAAGGACTGACTGACTACAAATACAATGACTACAAATACCTGATTGATGAAGCTGTTGATTATGCTACAAAAAGAAATAACATTCCTTTATTGTGTAAAACCTATAAAGAAATAGGTAATAATTTATTTGATTCTGATCCATTAAAAGCAATAGACTATTATCAAAAAGCAATCCTTGAAAATAAAAAAGTTAAGGATTCCTTCTTTGAGGCTAATGTGAGGTCAAATATCGGATTAGTATATATTGAAAAATTACACAATTATAAATTAGCTCGAAAATATAATGCTTTAGCGTTCGACTATTATCAAAAGCATAAATTGAACTTTAATATTGCCTGTAATTACATTAATCAGGCAGATCTTTTTTTAAAGGAAAAAAAATATGACTCTGCCATGATAATGTATAAAAAAGCGGAGGTTCTAGATATAAAAGACAATAATACGAATACCCGAATTATCCTGTATGGATATATGGCTGACTTGTATAAGGAGATGAAGGATTATAAAAAAGCTCTGGAATATACCGATAAACAAAAAGTGTATCAAAGCATAAATGATGACAACGAACAAGTAAAAGCAATAAGAGATATTGATGCTAAATACCAAACCAAAGAACATAAAGATGAAATAGCCTGGTTAAAAAGTCTTACGAAAAAAGGTGGAGCGGTAATTGTTTTTTTGGTAGCACTTTTAGTCCTGATTTTTTTAGGATACAAAAACCTCCGCAAAAAGAAAAAAATTGCAGAGCAGGAAAAGTTAATCGAAACCCAAAAACTTCAAAATGTTCTTCAGGAGCAAGAGCTTCACGAAATAGACAAGTTACTTGAAGGGCAGGAAAAAGAACGCATCAAAATTGCCAATGACTTACACGATAATCTGGGAAGTTTATTGGCTACACTCAAACTTAATTTTCAAAACCTGAAGAAACAAGATGTAAACAATGATGATGCTGATAATTTGTTTAATAAAACCGACGAATTAATAGAAGAAGCTTATCAAAAAGTGCGAACAATTGCTCACACCAAAAATGCCGGCGTAATTGCCAATCAAGGTTTGCTGCCAGCTGTTAGAAACATTGCCAAAAAAATGAATATTCCGGGCAAACTTACTGTTGAAGTTATTCCATTTGGACTTGAAGAACGCTTAGAAAATGCGCTCGAGGTAACCATTTTCAGAATGATACAAGAATTGCTTACCAACGCCATCAAGCATGCTAATGCTACAGAAATCAGCATACATCTTACCCAACATGATGATAGCTTAAACATCATCATAGAAGATAATGGAGATGGATTTAATTATAAAAAAATAGATAAGAAAGAAGGCATGGGATTAACCAATATTGAAAAAAAAGTGGAACAAATGGGAGGCGTTTTTACTATTGATAGTAAAGAAAAAAGAGGCACTTCCATTCTAATTGACATACCCTTATGA
- a CDS encoding response regulator transcription factor, whose translation MITLAIAEDHQALIDGMKLFFKNEADIMIVGEANDGEELIELVKTKRPSVVITDIRMPKCDGITATRIIKSQFPQTKVIAFSMFDKDEAIEQMKAAGASGYIMKNSSLQTVLDAIRTVARNETFFDDAITAKDSQTKEAIILSSREKEILRLVGEGKSSQEIADALNIGKSTVDTHRKNIIKKFNITGKNDFLRFAVERKYDF comes from the coding sequence ATGATAACATTAGCTATTGCCGAAGACCATCAGGCGCTGATTGATGGCATGAAGTTATTTTTTAAAAACGAAGCTGACATTATGATTGTGGGGGAAGCCAATGATGGTGAAGAACTTATTGAATTGGTAAAAACTAAAAGACCAAGCGTAGTTATCACTGATATTCGTATGCCAAAATGCGACGGAATCACAGCAACCCGAATCATCAAAAGCCAATTCCCACAAACAAAAGTTATTGCCTTTAGCATGTTTGACAAAGACGAAGCCATCGAACAGATGAAAGCCGCCGGAGCATCGGGCTATATCATGAAAAATTCCTCATTGCAAACCGTACTCGATGCAATTAGAACTGTTGCCCGAAACGAAACTTTTTTTGACGATGCCATTACTGCAAAAGATTCTCAGACTAAAGAAGCGATTATCTTAAGTTCACGCGAAAAAGAAATTCTCCGATTAGTAGGTGAAGGCAAATCTTCCCAGGAAATCGCAGATGCCTTAAACATTGGAAAATCAACAGTTGACACCCATCGTAAAAACATTATAAAGAAATTCAATATTACCGGAAAAAATGATTTTTTGCGATTTGCCGTAGAACGGAAATACGATTTCTAA
- the pepT gene encoding peptidase T: protein MQHIIDRFVSYVTIDTESDPNSDTTPSTKKQFDLANKLAEELKTIGLKEVTIDKHGYIMATLPSNVDHEVPTIGFISHFDTTPDFTGKDVKPQIVPNYDGGDIVLNAEQNIVLSPNYFKDLLLYKGQTLITTNGLTLLGADDKAGITEIVTAIEYLVNNPEIKHGKIRVGFTPDEEIGRGADLFDVKKFGADWAYTMDGSQIGELEYENFNAAGVKITFKGKSVHPGYAKGKMINSMLIANDFINELPKHETPQETKGYEGFFHVTGISGSIEETKLDLIIRDHDMKKFKKRKELVHDITKKFNKKFAKQFGEDIVITTIKDQYYNMKEKVEPVMFIVDLAEKAMKSLDIKPLIKPIRGGTDGCRLSYMGLPCPNIFAGGHNFHGKYEYVPVESMQKAIDVIIKIAELTATTDFSKTEKKKSKKKK from the coding sequence ATGCAACACATTATCGACCGCTTTGTAAGCTACGTCACTATCGATACCGAATCAGATCCAAATTCTGATACTACACCAAGCACAAAAAAACAATTTGACCTTGCTAATAAACTGGCAGAAGAATTAAAAACCATCGGTCTAAAAGAAGTCACGATTGACAAACATGGTTACATCATGGCGACTTTACCTTCTAATGTTGACCACGAAGTTCCAACGATTGGTTTCATTTCCCACTTTGATACAACTCCTGATTTTACAGGTAAAGATGTAAAACCACAAATAGTTCCTAACTATGATGGTGGCGATATTGTTTTAAACGCAGAACAAAACATCGTTTTATCTCCTAATTATTTCAAAGATTTATTGCTTTACAAAGGACAAACCCTAATTACAACCAACGGTTTGACGCTTCTTGGTGCCGATGACAAAGCCGGTATCACCGAGATTGTAACTGCTATAGAATATTTAGTCAACAATCCAGAAATCAAGCACGGAAAAATCCGTGTGGGTTTTACACCCGATGAAGAAATTGGTCGTGGTGCTGATTTATTTGATGTGAAAAAGTTTGGCGCCGATTGGGCTTACACTATGGATGGCAGTCAGATTGGCGAATTAGAATATGAAAACTTTAATGCTGCTGGTGTCAAAATTACTTTCAAAGGAAAAAGTGTGCATCCGGGTTATGCCAAAGGAAAAATGATAAACTCCATGCTTATCGCGAACGATTTTATCAATGAATTACCAAAGCATGAAACACCACAGGAAACTAAAGGTTATGAAGGTTTCTTTCACGTAACCGGAATTTCGGGAAGCATCGAAGAAACTAAACTGGATTTGATCATTCGTGACCACGACATGAAAAAATTCAAAAAACGCAAGGAGTTAGTTCATGACATTACGAAAAAATTCAACAAAAAATTCGCAAAACAATTCGGTGAAGACATTGTAATCACGACTATCAAAGATCAGTATTACAACATGAAAGAGAAGGTTGAACCTGTAATGTTTATTGTTGATTTGGCTGAAAAAGCCATGAAATCATTAGACATAAAACCGTTGATTAAACCTATTCGTGGCGGAACAGATGGCTGCCGATTATCGTATATGGGTTTACCGTGCCCGAATATTTTTGCCGGCGGACACAACTTCCACGGAAAATACGAATATGTTCCGGTAGAAAGCATGCAAAAAGCAATTGATGTCATTATCAAAATTGCAGAACTTACGGCTACAACAGATTTCTCAAAAACAGAGAAGAAGAAATCTAAAAAGAAGAAGTAA
- a CDS encoding YdeI/OmpD-associated family protein, with product MKEEKRIWDKVNQWENELRILREIIQKTELVETNKWGGEVYTVNNKNVLGIGGFKNYFVIWFWNGVFLKDEAKVLVNANEGVTKGLRQWRFTSAADVNEKLVLHYINEAISNEKAGLSIKPEKKEAMKCDFFESELNKDSKLNAAFEKFSPYKQKEFWEFMATAKQEKTKVTRLEKIKPMIMEGLGLNDKYRK from the coding sequence ATGAAAGAAGAAAAACGCATCTGGGACAAAGTCAATCAATGGGAAAATGAATTGAGAATTCTTCGTGAAATAATTCAGAAAACCGAATTGGTTGAAACCAATAAATGGGGCGGCGAAGTCTATACTGTCAACAACAAAAACGTGTTGGGAATTGGTGGCTTCAAGAACTATTTTGTTATTTGGTTTTGGAATGGTGTGTTTCTAAAAGACGAAGCCAAAGTTTTGGTCAATGCCAATGAAGGTGTAACCAAAGGATTGCGACAATGGCGTTTTACTTCAGCAGCTGATGTTAATGAGAAACTGGTTTTGCATTATATCAACGAAGCGATTTCTAACGAAAAAGCCGGTCTTTCAATAAAACCCGAAAAGAAAGAAGCCATGAAATGTGATTTCTTTGAAAGTGAACTCAATAAAGATTCAAAGTTGAACGCAGCTTTTGAAAAATTCAGTCCTTATAAACAAAAAGAATTTTGGGAATTTATGGCAACAGCCAAGCAGGAAAAAACTAAAGTTACGCGATTAGAGAAAATCAAACCTATGATTATGGAAGGATTGGGTTTGAATGATAAATACAGGAAATAA
- the yajC gene encoding preprotein translocase subunit YajC, with protein sequence MGEFGQLPFFLLIIVVMYFFMIRPQQKKIKQEKEFEAGLKVGDKIITKSGFHGKIAELAETSVVIETMSGKLKIERSAISLELTAALNKKA encoded by the coding sequence ATGGGAGAATTTGGACAATTACCGTTTTTTTTATTAATCATTGTGGTTATGTATTTCTTTATGATAAGGCCACAACAAAAGAAAATCAAACAAGAAAAAGAATTCGAAGCAGGTTTAAAAGTGGGTGATAAAATCATTACTAAAAGTGGTTTCCACGGAAAAATTGCTGAACTGGCAGAAACGTCAGTGGTAATCGAAACCATGTCAGGAAAGCTTAAAATTGAGCGTTCTGCTATTTCGTTAGAATTAACAGCAGCGTTGAATAAGAAAGCATAG
- a CDS encoding DUF1573 domain-containing protein, which translates to MMTRKFNLLLVVGLLIIATACKNEDTKKIPTIRTTDNVNLSNPSKSVPANGKYPIMSFDQEEHDFGTIQQGDNAVYDFSFKNTGEADLIITSARGSCGCTVPDYPKTPIKVGESGKIHVWFTSAGKHGETSKTVTIICNTKEENKILTIKANIEVPKKG; encoded by the coding sequence ATGATGACAAGAAAATTCAATTTATTGCTTGTAGTAGGTTTGTTGATAATAGCTACTGCTTGTAAAAATGAAGATACCAAAAAGATTCCGACGATTCGGACAACCGATAATGTTAATCTTTCAAATCCATCAAAATCGGTTCCTGCAAACGGGAAATATCCAATAATGAGTTTTGATCAAGAAGAGCATGATTTTGGTACGATTCAACAAGGAGATAATGCAGTATATGATTTTTCCTTTAAAAATACTGGCGAAGCCGATTTGATTATTACATCTGCCAGAGGATCTTGTGGATGTACTGTTCCTGATTACCCAAAAACACCTATAAAAGTTGGTGAATCGGGAAAAATACATGTATGGTTTACTTCAGCCGGAAAACACGGCGAAACTTCAAAAACAGTAACCATTATTTGCAATACAAAAGAAGAAAACAAAATATTAACAATTAAAGCTAACATCGAAGTGCCTAAAAAGGGCTAA